Proteins from a genomic interval of Pseudoruegeria sp. SHC-113:
- a CDS encoding sulfotransferase, translating into MFQIGFNRCGTRAIGRFLEHHGYRAAHWEFGQLARDLQSDLAAGRRPLAGWAEVDVFTDIEQVDESGLIEGFREFRALHAAYPKALFVLNTRDVEAWLRSRARHAEGAYLQSYRKHRGLPHRHAVLDAWRRDWFAHHLDVIDYFSGPNRENLFVWSLERPNFKGLSVKLGHELDVAAWHKVGSAESDAQFPSPL; encoded by the coding sequence GTGTTCCAGATCGGGTTCAACCGGTGTGGCACCCGCGCCATCGGCCGTTTTTTGGAACACCACGGCTATCGCGCTGCCCATTGGGAGTTCGGCCAGCTTGCGCGCGATCTGCAAAGCGATCTTGCTGCGGGGCGGCGTCCCTTAGCGGGCTGGGCCGAGGTGGACGTGTTTACCGATATCGAGCAGGTGGATGAATCTGGGCTGATCGAGGGATTTCGCGAGTTCCGCGCCCTGCACGCGGCCTACCCGAAGGCGCTTTTCGTTCTCAACACGCGCGATGTGGAAGCCTGGCTGCGCAGCCGGGCGCGACATGCCGAGGGCGCTTACCTGCAAAGCTACCGCAAGCATCGCGGCTTGCCACACCGCCACGCCGTGCTGGACGCCTGGCGGCGCGATTGGTTCGCGCATCATCTGGACGTGATCGATTATTTCTCCGGTCCCAACCGCGAGAACCTCTTCGTCTGGAGCCTTGAGCGCCCGAATTTCAAAGGGCTTTCGGTGAAGCTGGGCCATGAACTGGACGTTGCCGCGTGGCACAAGGTGGGCAGTGCCGAATCCGACGCGCAGTTCCCCAGCCCGCTGTAA
- a CDS encoding 2-hydroxyacid dehydrogenase gives MPSKRLSVVVTRRLPESVETRMKELFDVELREDDKPMTKQELVEAMKRADVLVPTITDVIDGGMLGQAGERLKLIASYGAGVDHIDVQTARQRGILVSNTPDVLTDDTADMAIALIIGLKRRLVEGVRMVQDGQWAGWAPTGMLGHRVAGKRLGILGMGRIGQAVAKRAKAFGMQIHYHNRRRLHRDTEAALEATYWESLDQMISRVDILSINCPHTPATFHLLNARRLKLMKPTAVIVNTSRGEVVDEAALTRALRAGDIAGAALDVYEQGQMVNPRLADLPNVILLPHMGSATEEGRIEMGEKVIINIKTFEDGHRPPDQVVPSML, from the coding sequence ATGCCATCCAAACGCCTGAGTGTTGTCGTGACGCGACGGTTGCCCGAAAGCGTCGAGACCCGCATGAAGGAATTGTTCGACGTGGAACTGCGTGAAGACGACAAGCCCATGACGAAACAGGAGCTTGTCGAGGCGATGAAACGCGCCGATGTGCTCGTGCCCACGATCACCGATGTGATCGACGGCGGCATGCTGGGGCAGGCGGGCGAGCGGCTGAAGCTGATCGCGAGCTATGGGGCGGGGGTGGATCACATCGACGTGCAGACCGCGCGTCAGCGCGGGATTCTCGTGTCCAACACGCCGGATGTTCTGACCGATGACACCGCCGATATGGCCATTGCCCTGATCATCGGGCTCAAGCGCCGCCTCGTGGAAGGGGTGCGCATGGTGCAGGATGGCCAATGGGCCGGTTGGGCACCCACGGGTATGCTCGGCCACCGGGTGGCGGGCAAGCGGCTGGGGATTCTCGGGATGGGCCGGATCGGTCAGGCCGTTGCCAAACGCGCCAAGGCCTTTGGGATGCAGATCCACTACCACAACCGCCGCCGCCTGCACCGCGACACCGAAGCCGCTCTGGAGGCAACCTATTGGGAGAGCCTCGATCAGATGATCAGCCGGGTGGATATCCTCTCGATCAACTGTCCCCATACGCCGGCCACCTTCCACCTGCTGAACGCGCGGCGGCTGAAGCTGATGAAGCCCACCGCGGTGATTGTGAACACCTCGCGCGGCGAGGTGGTGGACGAAGCCGCCCTGACGCGTGCATTGCGGGCCGGCGACATCGCCGGCGCGGCGCTCGACGTGTACGAGCAGGGCCAGATGGTCAACCCGCGCCTTGCCGATCTGCCCAACGTGATCCTGCTGCCCCATATGGGCTCGGCCACCGAAGAGGGCCGCATCGAGATGGGCGAGAAGGTGATCATCAACATCAAGACCTTTGAAGACGGCCACCGCCCGCCGGATCAGGTGGTGCCCTCGATGCTCTAG
- a CDS encoding SH3 domain-containing protein, whose translation MRLRARAIAVASLISVLATGSWAEERGPVTNLPIPRFVSMKASEGNVRRGPSLTHRIDWVFKRRDMPLEITGEYGHWRRVRDRDGAGGWVHYSLLSGTRTVIIEQDMLTLRARPDERSPETVQFEAGVVARLGECTTDWCRLSAGGYRGWAQKAALWGVMPDEIRE comes from the coding sequence ATGCGTCTGCGAGCGCGCGCCATTGCAGTGGCGAGTTTGATATCTGTTTTGGCAACCGGCAGCTGGGCCGAAGAGCGTGGCCCCGTGACCAATCTTCCCATCCCCCGTTTCGTCTCGATGAAGGCGTCTGAAGGCAACGTGCGCCGTGGGCCGAGCCTGACGCATCGGATCGACTGGGTGTTCAAGCGGCGCGACATGCCGCTGGAAATCACCGGCGAATACGGCCATTGGCGGCGTGTGCGTGATCGAGATGGCGCCGGCGGCTGGGTGCATTACTCGCTGCTGTCCGGCACGCGGACGGTGATCATCGAACAGGATATGCTCACCTTACGCGCCCGCCCCGATGAACGCAGCCCCGAGACAGTGCAATTCGAGGCCGGTGTCGTGGCGCGGCTGGGCGAATGCACCACCGACTGGTGCCGCCTCTCTGCCGGTGGCTATCGCGGCTGGGCACAGAAGGCCGCCCTTTGGGGCGTGATGCCCGACGAGATCCGCGAGTAA
- a CDS encoding cation diffusion facilitator family transporter, which produces MLPTDRSRLGAMAGIASTGVALTLVLLKLWALAVTGSLSVASSLTDNALDLLMSLGALAAILYAARPPDEDHAFGHSSAEDLAALGQAAFILVAAALISIAAISRLLSGDPPDITQEGVGMAIIAVSVVLTLALVLFQRYVVAKTGNRVVAADSLHYLSDLVPNLGAIVALFAASRYGMNHLDSGIALATAAMLVVSALHIGKGAWDALMDRAADPKLVAEVEKIVDGWPGVQGHHDLRSRSAGSQVFINMHIEVDGSLTLFEAHEIGAALKREICTRFPEVDLIIHKDPAH; this is translated from the coding sequence ATGCTTCCAACAGACCGCAGCCGCCTTGGCGCAATGGCGGGCATCGCCTCGACCGGGGTGGCGCTCACACTGGTGCTTCTGAAGCTCTGGGCGCTGGCGGTGACGGGCTCGCTTTCCGTGGCCTCCTCGCTCACGGACAACGCGCTGGATCTCCTTATGAGCCTCGGGGCTTTGGCGGCGATCCTCTACGCGGCACGCCCGCCGGATGAGGATCACGCCTTTGGTCACAGCAGCGCCGAGGATCTGGCCGCACTTGGGCAGGCCGCCTTCATCCTCGTGGCCGCCGCGCTGATTTCCATCGCTGCCATCAGCCGCCTGCTCTCGGGCGATCCGCCCGACATCACGCAGGAGGGCGTAGGGATGGCGATCATTGCGGTGTCGGTCGTTCTCACCCTCGCGCTGGTGTTGTTCCAGCGCTATGTGGTCGCGAAAACCGGCAACCGCGTGGTGGCGGCGGATTCGCTGCATTACCTGTCGGACCTCGTGCCCAATCTCGGGGCCATCGTCGCGCTCTTTGCCGCCTCGCGCTACGGGATGAACCATCTGGACAGCGGCATCGCGCTGGCCACAGCGGCCATGCTGGTGGTGAGCGCGCTGCACATCGGCAAGGGCGCGTGGGACGCGCTGATGGACCGTGCAGCGGACCCGAAGCTGGTGGCGGAAGTGGAAAAGATCGTGGACGGCTGGCCCGGCGTGCAGGGCCACCATGATCTGCGCAGCCGCTCGGCGGGCTCACAGGTCTTCATCAACATGCATATCGAGGTGGACGGTAGCCTGACGCTGTTTGAAGCCCATGAGATCGGCGCCGCCCTGAAGCGCGAGATCTGCACCCGGTTTCCCGAAGTGGATCTGATTATTCACAAGGATCCGGCGCACTAG
- a CDS encoding M3 family metallopeptidase, translated as MSNPLLTQWTTPFGLPPFAEISDEDFAPAFEAALTEARGQIKAIAENPEAPSFANTIEALEQADEGLSRVLGTFYNLAGADSNPARQALQREFSPKLAAYGSEITMNRALFERIEALWDRRDTLGLTPEQARVLMLTRRSFVRAGAQLEGAQAERLRDVKERLAVLGTQFTQNLLADESGWHMALAEEDLEGLPGFLLAAARSAAQEKGVEGHVITLSRSLIVPFLQFSPRRELRRKAFEAWCARGANGGDTDNRALTVETLGLREERAKLLGYPNFAAFKLETEMAGTPEAVRDLLMAVWAPAKAQADADAQVLEAMMQADGINGDLEAWDWRYYAEKRRKAEHDLDEAELKPYLQLDRMIEAAFDCSTRLFGLTFKPLDVPLYHPDVRAWEVLRDGRHMAVFIGDYFARASKRSGAWCSAMRSQKKLGGEVRPIVVNVCNFAKPEAGQPALLSFDDARTLFHEFGHALHQMLSDVTYESISGTSVARDFVELPSQLYEHWLAVPEVLAEYATHAETGEAMPADLLARLLEAQNFDMGFSTVEYVASALVDLAFHEGAAPADTMAKQAEVLAEIGMPKAIRMRHATPQFAHVFAGDGYSSGYYSYMWSEVMDADAFEAFEEAGDPFDADTAQRLEARILSTGGSEEAETLYTGFRGRMPGVEALLKGRGLIAAE; from the coding sequence ATGTCCAACCCGCTGCTCACCCAATGGACCACGCCCTTCGGCCTGCCGCCTTTCGCCGAAATATCGGACGAGGATTTTGCCCCCGCTTTCGAGGCCGCTCTCACCGAGGCCCGTGGCCAGATCAAGGCCATCGCGGAAAACCCGGAAGCGCCCAGCTTCGCCAACACGATCGAGGCGCTGGAGCAGGCCGATGAGGGCTTGAGCCGGGTTCTGGGGACTTTCTACAATCTCGCCGGCGCCGACAGTAACCCCGCGCGGCAGGCGCTGCAGCGGGAGTTCTCGCCCAAGCTTGCCGCCTATGGCTCCGAGATCACCATGAACCGCGCGCTGTTTGAGCGGATCGAGGCGCTCTGGGACCGCCGCGATACGCTGGGCCTCACCCCGGAGCAGGCGCGCGTGCTGATGCTGACCCGGCGCAGCTTCGTGCGGGCAGGCGCGCAGCTTGAGGGGGCGCAGGCCGAACGGCTTCGGGATGTCAAAGAGCGGCTCGCGGTGCTGGGCACGCAGTTCACCCAGAACCTTCTGGCCGATGAAAGCGGATGGCATATGGCACTGGCGGAAGAGGATCTGGAAGGCTTGCCGGGCTTTCTTCTGGCCGCCGCGCGCTCTGCGGCACAGGAGAAGGGCGTGGAGGGCCATGTGATCACGCTCTCGCGCTCACTCATTGTGCCCTTCCTGCAGTTTTCCCCCCGCCGGGAGCTGCGCCGTAAGGCGTTTGAGGCCTGGTGCGCCCGTGGGGCCAACGGCGGTGACACCGACAACCGCGCCCTCACCGTGGAAACACTGGGCTTGCGCGAGGAGCGCGCCAAGCTTCTGGGCTATCCGAACTTCGCCGCCTTCAAGCTGGAAACCGAAATGGCCGGCACGCCCGAGGCCGTGCGCGATCTGCTGATGGCTGTCTGGGCCCCGGCCAAGGCGCAGGCAGATGCGGACGCGCAGGTGCTGGAGGCAATGATGCAGGCCGACGGGATCAACGGCGATCTGGAAGCCTGGGACTGGCGCTATTACGCCGAGAAACGGCGCAAGGCCGAGCATGACCTGGATGAGGCCGAGCTCAAGCCCTACCTGCAGCTTGATCGCATGATCGAGGCGGCGTTTGACTGTTCAACGCGCCTCTTCGGCCTGACCTTCAAGCCGCTCGACGTGCCGCTTTACCACCCCGACGTGCGCGCCTGGGAAGTGCTGCGCGATGGCCGCCATATGGCGGTGTTCATCGGCGATTATTTTGCCCGCGCCTCCAAGCGCTCCGGCGCATGGTGCTCGGCGATGCGCAGCCAGAAGAAGCTCGGCGGCGAGGTGCGGCCCATCGTGGTGAACGTCTGCAATTTCGCCAAGCCGGAAGCTGGTCAGCCCGCGCTGCTGTCGTTTGACGATGCGCGCACGCTGTTTCACGAGTTCGGCCACGCGTTGCACCAGATGCTGTCGGATGTGACCTATGAGTCGATCTCCGGCACCTCCGTGGCGCGCGATTTCGTGGAGCTGCCGAGCCAGCTCTACGAGCACTGGCTGGCGGTGCCCGAAGTTCTGGCGGAATATGCCACTCATGCCGAGACAGGCGAAGCGATGCCTGCCGATCTGCTCGCGCGTCTGTTGGAGGCGCAGAATTTCGACATGGGCTTTTCGACGGTGGAATATGTGGCGTCCGCGCTTGTGGATCTGGCCTTCCACGAAGGGGCGGCCCCGGCGGACACGATGGCGAAACAGGCCGAGGTTCTGGCCGAAATCGGCATGCCGAAAGCGATCCGCATGCGCCACGCCACGCCGCAGTTTGCCCATGTCTTCGCAGGCGACGGCTACTCCTCGGGCTACTACAGCTACATGTGGAGCGAAGTGATGGATGCCGATGCGTTTGAGGCCTTCGAGGAAGCGGGCGATCCCTTTGATGCCGACACCGCGCAGCGGTTGGAGGCGCGGATCCTTTCCACCGGCGGCTCCGAAGAGGCGGAAACGCTCTACACGGGTTTCCGTGGGCGTATGCCCGGCGTTGAGGCGCTGCTCAAGGGGCGTGGGCTGATCGCGGCGGAATAA
- a CDS encoding DUF4399 domain-containing protein: protein MKKFLAILALAAAPAFAGETPSPEGAQVYIISPKDGDTISGPVTVAFGAVGIGVAPAGVEWDNTGHHHLFLNRAPFDAAADGVEPIPADDNHKHFGGGQTQVTLELPPGTHTLQLVMGDAFHVAHEPPVVSDVITITVE, encoded by the coding sequence ATGAAGAAATTTCTGGCCATCTTGGCCCTTGCCGCAGCCCCGGCTTTCGCCGGTGAGACGCCTTCGCCCGAGGGCGCGCAGGTGTATATCATCAGCCCGAAGGACGGTGACACCATTTCTGGCCCCGTGACGGTGGCCTTTGGCGCAGTGGGCATCGGCGTCGCGCCCGCGGGCGTGGAGTGGGACAACACCGGCCACCACCACCTGTTCCTCAACCGCGCACCATTCGATGCTGCCGCCGATGGCGTGGAGCCGATCCCGGCCGATGACAACCACAAGCATTTCGGCGGCGGGCAGACGCAGGTGACGCTGGAGCTGCCCCCCGGCACACATACGCTGCAGCTGGTGATGGGCGATGCCTTCCACGTGGCCCATGAGCCGCCAGTAGTGTCGGATGTGATCACCATCACGGTGGAGTAA
- a CDS encoding amino acid ABC transporter permease, producing the protein MKPKKPDFPWWLLAVAAIGLTLFYQVVTDDLYRQILQTLSKGIGITIFVTIVGFTLASLLGLLLALAAGSRWLLIRQIARFYTEVIRGIPIIVLLLYVAFVLAPVLVALWNWATGLVGLEPIRTRDFSLLWRAIIALTIAYSAFIGEVFRAGLLSVDEGQIEAAQALGLSRWHRFRFIIFPQAIRTILPPLGNDFIAMVKDSSLVSVLGVLDITQLGKVTAVGNFRYFETYNVVALIYLTMTITLSLALRQLEKKLRQKGHVNDF; encoded by the coding sequence ATGAAACCTAAGAAACCCGATTTCCCGTGGTGGCTGCTTGCCGTGGCCGCCATTGGCCTCACCCTCTTTTACCAGGTGGTGACGGATGATCTGTACCGCCAGATCCTTCAAACACTCTCCAAGGGCATCGGGATCACGATTTTCGTCACGATTGTTGGGTTTACGCTGGCAAGCCTTCTCGGGCTTCTCTTGGCGCTGGCGGCGGGCTCGCGCTGGCTGCTGATCCGGCAGATCGCGCGCTTCTATACAGAGGTGATCCGCGGCATTCCGATCATCGTTCTGCTGCTCTACGTCGCCTTCGTGCTCGCGCCCGTGCTTGTTGCTTTGTGGAACTGGGCCACCGGGCTTGTCGGGCTGGAGCCGATCCGGACCCGCGATTTCAGCCTCCTCTGGCGCGCCATCATCGCGCTCACCATCGCCTATTCCGCCTTCATCGGCGAGGTCTTCCGGGCCGGGCTGCTTTCGGTGGACGAAGGCCAGATCGAGGCTGCGCAGGCGCTGGGGCTTTCGCGCTGGCACCGCTTCCGCTTCATCATCTTCCCGCAGGCGATCCGCACGATCCTGCCGCCGCTGGGCAATGATTTCATCGCCATGGTGAAGGATTCTTCGCTCGTCTCCGTGTTGGGCGTGCTGGACATCACCCAGCTTGGCAAAGTCACCGCTGTTGGAAACTTCCGCTATTTCGAGACCTACAACGTCGTCGCCCTGATCTATCTGACCATGACGATTACGCTCTCGCTCGCCCTGCGCCAGCTGGAAAAGAAACTGCGCCAGAAGGGCCACGTTAACGACTTCTGA
- a CDS encoding transporter substrate-binding domain-containing protein, translating to MMSAVKPVLAAAFASLATFASAADLPDLGGQEIVVVTENAYPPLQFVEPGSGEAVGWEYDAMAEIAKRLNATVTYENISWDAMIPAVSEGQYDLGMTGITIREDRAEMVDFSAPYMRSEMLMIVAADEERFTDAASFAANEDLLMAAQPGTTPFYVGVYDVLDGNEANPRIKLFETFGAGVQALRTGDVDLVLSDSTAANGYVAASEGKLKIIGEPLGSEDFGFIFPKGSELVAPINAAIASMKEDGTLDALNTKWFLEYKIGG from the coding sequence ATGATGTCTGCCGTCAAACCTGTTCTGGCCGCCGCTTTCGCGTCGCTCGCCACGTTCGCCTCCGCCGCCGATCTGCCCGATCTGGGCGGTCAGGAGATCGTCGTTGTCACCGAAAACGCCTACCCGCCGCTTCAGTTCGTCGAGCCGGGCTCGGGCGAGGCCGTGGGCTGGGAATATGACGCGATGGCCGAGATCGCCAAACGTCTGAACGCCACCGTGACCTATGAGAACATCAGCTGGGACGCGATGATCCCCGCCGTTTCCGAAGGCCAGTATGATCTGGGCATGACCGGCATCACCATCCGCGAGGATCGTGCCGAGATGGTGGATTTCTCCGCCCCCTACATGCGCTCGGAAATGCTGATGATCGTGGCTGCCGATGAAGAACGCTTCACCGATGCGGCAAGCTTTGCCGCCAATGAAGATCTGCTGATGGCCGCCCAGCCGGGCACCACCCCGTTCTATGTGGGCGTTTACGATGTGCTCGACGGCAATGAGGCCAACCCGCGCATCAAGCTGTTTGAAACCTTCGGTGCCGGCGTGCAGGCGCTGCGCACGGGCGATGTGGATCTCGTGCTTTCCGACAGCACGGCGGCCAACGGCTATGTGGCGGCCTCCGAAGGCAAGCTGAAGATCATCGGCGAGCCGCTGGGCTCTGAGGATTTCGGCTTCATCTTCCCGAAAGGCTCCGAGCTTGTCGCGCCGATCAATGCCGCGATTGCTTCCATGAAGGAAGACGGCACGCTGGATGCTCTGAACACCAAGTGGTTCCTCGAGTACAAGATCGGCGGATGA
- a CDS encoding HesA/MoeB/ThiF family protein, with protein MGNILFVMAVVWVTGHFMGAPRKLRLALIAVIYLAMILIHLTLPADAPLRMNTGGSVANWLILGGVGVLIFAYRALLIRLRGRHDGRQAEVAEAVAAQAGPFSDTELDRYARHIVLRELGGPGQKRLKDARVLVIGAGGLGSPALLYLAAAGVGTIGVIDADTVDNSNLQRQVLHTDGRIGTPKVFSAEAAMLAQNPHITVKPYNRRLTAEIAPELFAEYDLVLDGTDNFETRYLVNQTCVALGKPLISGALTQWEGQISLFDPARGAPCYQCVFPEAPAPELAPSCAAAGVLGPLPGVIGAMMAVEAVKEIAGAGEGLRGRLMIYDALYAETRSITVKKRAGCPCCAQG; from the coding sequence ATGGGCAATATCCTCTTTGTCATGGCCGTTGTCTGGGTCACCGGGCATTTCATGGGCGCGCCGCGCAAGCTGCGGCTGGCGCTGATCGCGGTGATCTACCTGGCCATGATCTTGATCCACCTGACGCTGCCCGCCGATGCACCGCTGCGGATGAACACCGGCGGCTCGGTGGCGAACTGGCTGATCCTGGGCGGCGTGGGCGTGTTGATCTTCGCCTACCGCGCCCTTCTGATCCGCCTTAGGGGCCGCCATGACGGCCGCCAAGCCGAGGTGGCCGAGGCTGTGGCGGCGCAGGCGGGGCCGTTTTCGGACACCGAGCTGGACCGCTACGCCCGCCACATCGTGCTGCGCGAGCTGGGTGGCCCAGGGCAGAAGCGCCTGAAGGATGCGCGTGTGCTGGTGATCGGGGCCGGGGGGCTGGGCTCGCCCGCGCTGCTCTATCTGGCGGCGGCGGGCGTCGGCACCATTGGCGTGATCGATGCCGACACGGTGGACAACTCAAACCTCCAGCGGCAGGTGCTGCACACCGATGGCCGTATCGGCACGCCCAAGGTGTTCTCTGCCGAGGCCGCGATGCTGGCGCAGAACCCGCATATCACGGTGAAACCCTACAACCGCCGCCTCACCGCAGAGATCGCGCCGGAGCTTTTCGCCGAGTATGACCTCGTGCTCGACGGCACCGACAACTTCGAGACGCGCTATCTGGTCAACCAAACCTGCGTCGCGCTGGGCAAGCCGTTGATTTCTGGCGCGTTGACGCAATGGGAAGGGCAGATCAGCCTGTTTGATCCGGCGCGCGGCGCGCCCTGTTATCAATGCGTCTTTCCTGAGGCCCCCGCGCCAGAGCTTGCGCCCTCCTGCGCTGCCGCAGGGGTGCTTGGCCCGCTGCCCGGCGTCATCGGGGCGATGATGGCGGTCGAGGCAGTGAAGGAGATTGCGGGCGCGGGCGAGGGCTTGCGGGGCCGCTTGATGATCTATGACGCGCTTTATGCTGAAACGCGCAGCATTACCGTGAAGAAACGCGCCGGTTGCCCCTGCTGCGCGCAGGGATAG
- the dut gene encoding dUTP diphosphatase, with protein sequence MTPVIRISHTEDADRSLPLPAYETAGAAGADLRADLPGKAAVTLAPGERALISTGLRLEIPAGFEVQIRPRSGLALKHGITLPNTPGTIDSDYRGPLGVILLNAGQEAFTVQHGDRIAQMIVAPVVQARFELADALSETARGAGGFGSTGRG encoded by the coding sequence ATGACACCGGTGATCCGCATCTCCCACACCGAAGATGCAGACCGCAGCCTGCCGCTTCCTGCCTATGAAACCGCCGGGGCCGCCGGGGCAGATCTGCGTGCAGATCTTCCGGGCAAGGCAGCCGTGACGCTCGCCCCCGGTGAACGGGCGCTCATTTCCACCGGGCTGCGGCTGGAGATCCCGGCCGGCTTCGAGGTGCAGATCCGTCCGCGCTCGGGCCTTGCGCTCAAGCATGGGATTACCCTGCCCAACACGCCGGGCACCATCGACAGCGATTATCGCGGCCCCCTTGGGGTGATCCTGCTCAACGCCGGGCAGGAGGCGTTCACGGTGCAGCATGGCGACAGGATCGCGCAGATGATCGTGGCCCCCGTGGTGCAGGCGCGTTTTGAACTGGCAGATGCCTTAAGCGAGACGGCGCGGGGCGCTGGCGGCTTTGGCTCCACCGGGCGCGGCTAG
- the coaBC gene encoding bifunctional phosphopantothenoylcysteine decarboxylase/phosphopantothenate--cysteine ligase CoaBC, translating into MLAGKRILLIIGGGIAAFKSLDLIRRLRERGATVTPVLTRAAEEFVTPLSTSALAGQKVFRDLFDLTDEAEMGHIELSRAADLVVVAPATADLMAKMAGGHANDLASTLLMATDKRVLIAPAMNVRMWEHPATQRNLETLETDGILTVGPNKGDMACGEYGPGRMAEPLEIVAAIETALKEGPLKGKHVLVTSGPTHEPIDPVRYIANRSSGAQGTALARALVALGADVTFVTGPADVPPPQGVRLVQVETARQMKEAVEAALPADAAIFAAAVADWRVASESASKIKKDGKGGLPVLEFAENPDILAGVSQMKTGRPALVVGFAAETDDVLAHATAKRARKGCDWIVANDVSPETGIMGGSENAVTLIRADGADSWPRMGKDQVANRLAQEIADALA; encoded by the coding sequence ATGCTGGCAGGCAAACGGATTTTGCTGATCATCGGGGGCGGGATCGCCGCCTTCAAATCCCTCGATCTGATCCGCCGCCTGCGTGAACGCGGCGCAACCGTGACGCCGGTTCTCACGCGCGCTGCCGAGGAATTCGTGACCCCGCTTTCCACATCTGCATTGGCCGGCCAGAAGGTTTTCCGCGATCTGTTTGATCTGACGGATGAGGCCGAGATGGGCCATATCGAGCTCTCGCGCGCCGCCGATCTGGTGGTTGTCGCCCCGGCCACGGCCGATCTGATGGCCAAAATGGCGGGCGGCCACGCCAATGATCTGGCCTCCACGCTGCTCATGGCCACCGACAAGCGCGTGCTCATCGCGCCCGCGATGAACGTGCGCATGTGGGAGCACCCCGCCACCCAGCGCAATCTGGAAACCCTTGAAACCGATGGCATTCTGACGGTCGGCCCCAACAAGGGGGACATGGCCTGCGGCGAATATGGCCCCGGCCGCATGGCGGAACCGCTGGAGATCGTCGCCGCCATTGAGACCGCCCTGAAAGAGGGGCCGCTGAAGGGCAAGCACGTGCTGGTGACTTCCGGCCCCACCCATGAGCCGATTGACCCGGTGCGCTACATCGCCAACCGCTCCTCGGGCGCGCAAGGCACGGCTCTGGCGCGCGCGCTGGTGGCGCTGGGCGCGGATGTGACCTTTGTCACCGGCCCCGCTGATGTGCCGCCGCCGCAGGGCGTGCGGCTGGTGCAGGTGGAAACCGCCCGCCAGATGAAAGAGGCCGTGGAGGCTGCGCTGCCAGCCGACGCCGCCATCTTCGCCGCCGCCGTGGCCGATTGGCGGGTGGCCAGCGAAAGCGCGTCCAAGATCAAGAAAGACGGCAAGGGCGGGCTTCCGGTGCTGGAATTTGCCGAAAACCCCGACATCCTCGCCGGTGTGAGCCAGATGAAAACGGGCCGCCCGGCGCTGGTGGTGGGCTTTGCCGCCGAGACCGACGACGTGTTGGCCCATGCGACCGCCAAGCGGGCGCGCAAGGGGTGCGACTGGATCGTGGCCAATGATGTGTCGCCGGAAACCGGCATCATGGGCGGCAGCGAAAACGCGGTGACGCTGATCCGGGCAGACGGGGCCGACAGCTGGCCGCGCATGGGCAAGGATCAGGTCGCCAACCGTCTGGCGCAGGAAATCGCGGACGCGCTGGCATGA